A single genomic interval of Flavihumibacter rivuli harbors:
- a CDS encoding DMT family transporter yields MQAKEKIINWLCFAALSIIWGSSFILMKAGMTALSPYQVASIRILSAGLVLLPAAITRWKEVPFDQLRLVVLSGLLGSFFPAYLFCIAETRIDSSLAGILNALTPLSAILLGVFFFQLPVTPRKVAGVIIGFIGLCLLFLAKGKISFNDISYASLVLLATVFYGINVNMVGRHLKGVPSVTIAALAFSSLIIPSLLVLALTGFFQLPLTDSSVQWSTAASVLLGVMGTAIASIIFYVLVKRAGTVFSSLVTYGIPFVAVAWGLIYGETINLLQVACLGIILAGVFMVNKK; encoded by the coding sequence ATGCAAGCAAAGGAAAAGATCATCAACTGGCTCTGTTTCGCCGCCCTTTCGATCATTTGGGGCAGTTCCTTCATCCTCATGAAAGCAGGAATGACAGCCCTGAGTCCTTACCAGGTAGCTTCTATCAGGATCCTGAGTGCTGGTCTGGTATTATTACCCGCGGCAATAACCAGGTGGAAGGAGGTCCCGTTTGATCAACTCCGGCTGGTTGTACTTTCCGGATTACTGGGAAGTTTCTTTCCGGCCTACCTGTTCTGCATAGCCGAAACCCGGATCGATAGCTCCCTGGCTGGTATCCTCAATGCGTTAACCCCACTTTCCGCCATTCTCCTTGGGGTCTTCTTCTTTCAACTGCCGGTTACGCCCAGAAAAGTAGCTGGTGTTATTATAGGATTCATAGGACTCTGCCTGCTGTTCCTGGCAAAGGGAAAGATCTCCTTCAACGATATTTCCTATGCATCACTGGTACTGTTGGCAACCGTTTTCTATGGGATCAATGTCAACATGGTGGGGCGACACCTGAAAGGAGTGCCATCGGTCACCATTGCGGCCCTTGCCTTCAGTTCCCTGATCATCCCCAGTTTACTGGTATTGGCACTCACCGGATTTTTTCAACTACCCCTTACCGATAGCTCCGTACAATGGTCAACAGCCGCCTCGGTCCTGCTTGGGGTGATGGGCACGGCCATTGCCTCCATTATTTTCTATGTGTTGGTGAAAAGGGCCGGCACGGTCTTCTCTTCCTTAGTGACCTATGGCATTCCATTCGTCGCAGTGGCCTGGGGCCTGATCTATGGTGAGACCATTAACCTGCTCCAGGTAGCCTGTCTGGGTATTATCCTTGCAGGAGTATTCATGGTGAACAAGAAATAA
- the frr gene encoding ribosome recycling factor has product MSEELSLIMDDTEVSMKKAINHLEAELVKIRAGKANPQMLDGIMVDYYGSPTPLNQVANVSVADARTLTVQPWEKNMLQPIERAIINSNIGINPQNDGVMIRMFLPPLTEERRKELVKRCNGEGEHSKVAIRNIRRESIEQIKKLQKDGLSEDAAKDAEKDVQELTDKYIALVEKHLASKEKEIMAV; this is encoded by the coding sequence ATGTCAGAAGAGTTATCATTGATCATGGATGATACGGAAGTCTCCATGAAGAAGGCGATCAATCACCTGGAGGCAGAACTGGTTAAGATTCGCGCCGGAAAAGCTAATCCCCAGATGCTTGATGGTATTATGGTAGATTACTATGGTTCCCCCACTCCCCTGAACCAGGTGGCGAATGTTTCTGTAGCAGATGCCCGCACCCTGACCGTTCAGCCCTGGGAGAAGAATATGTTGCAGCCTATTGAAAGGGCGATCATCAATTCCAATATCGGGATCAATCCCCAGAACGATGGTGTGATGATCCGTATGTTCCTGCCGCCCCTGACGGAAGAGCGTCGTAAGGAACTGGTGAAGCGATGCAACGGCGAAGGTGAGCATAGCAAAGTAGCCATCCGCAATATCCGTCGTGAGAGTATCGAACAGATCAAGAAGCTTCAAAAGGACGGTTTGAGCGAAGATGCTGCTAAGGATGCAGAGAAGGATGTCCAGGAACTGACCGATAAATATATTGCGCTGGTTGAAAAGCACCTCGCTTCCAAGGAGAAGGAGATCATGGCAGTATAA
- a CDS encoding MraY family glycosyltransferase: MFDVILALTISFAVSFLAIPVIIRVAAMKKLFDIPDERKVHQSPIPSLGGLGIFAGFAFATLLIANFSQGTDIQYFLAAAVVIFYLGLKDDILIISPLKKFIGQVLAAFIIIYMGNLQIHSMHGFLGIYSMPESFSLLFSYLTVIVIINSFNLIDGVDGLAGSLGLLSTAVFGIYFVSVGQIADAVLAFSMAGSILAFLIFNFQPARIFMGDTGSMLIGLISAVLVIKFINTAGSTETSLPIAAAPAVGFAILMVPLLDTLRVFGIRIFQRRSPFSPDRNHIHHLLLDNGMNHRNIAISLLSFNVLAIGLAFLMRNLGSTLLMAVIFSIFFSAIGVMYYLRQRRTPRMFVTSVNDVKNGTAKKVVPLTEDAVLQQK, from the coding sequence ATGTTTGATGTAATACTCGCCCTAACCATATCCTTTGCAGTTTCATTCCTCGCTATCCCTGTAATCATCAGGGTGGCGGCAATGAAAAAACTCTTTGATATCCCGGACGAGCGCAAGGTGCACCAATCGCCAATTCCATCACTTGGTGGCCTTGGGATCTTTGCAGGTTTTGCCTTTGCTACCTTATTGATCGCCAATTTCAGCCAGGGTACGGATATCCAGTATTTCCTTGCTGCAGCGGTTGTGATTTTTTACCTCGGCCTTAAAGATGATATCCTCATCATTTCTCCCCTGAAGAAATTCATCGGTCAGGTGCTGGCCGCTTTCATCATTATTTATATGGGTAATCTCCAGATCCATAGTATGCATGGCTTCCTGGGTATCTATTCCATGCCGGAATCCTTCAGCCTACTGTTCAGCTATCTTACCGTGATCGTTATCATCAATTCCTTTAACCTGATCGATGGGGTGGATGGTCTTGCCGGTAGCCTGGGATTATTATCAACAGCGGTCTTCGGGATCTATTTTGTCTCTGTCGGGCAAATAGCGGATGCCGTACTCGCTTTTTCCATGGCTGGTTCCATCCTGGCTTTCCTGATCTTTAATTTCCAGCCCGCAAGGATCTTCATGGGTGATACCGGCTCTATGCTGATCGGCCTGATCAGCGCGGTACTGGTGATCAAATTCATCAATACAGCAGGTTCAACTGAAACTAGTCTCCCTATTGCGGCTGCTCCTGCTGTGGGTTTCGCTATCCTGATGGTACCCCTACTGGACACCCTGAGGGTTTTTGGAATCCGGATCTTCCAGCGTCGTTCGCCGTTCTCCCCAGACCGTAACCATATTCACCACCTGTTGTTGGACAATGGTATGAACCACCGGAATATTGCTATTTCCCTTTTGTCTTTCAACGTTTTAGCTATCGGCCTGGCATTCCTGATGCGCAATTTGGGCAGTACTTTACTGATGGCTGTTATCTTTTCGATTTTCTTTTCCGCCATTGGGGTGATGTATTACCTGCGCCAGCGCCGGACGCCCCGGATGTTCGTAACATCGGTAAACGATGTCAAGAATGGAACGGCCAAGAAGGTTGTCCCCCTTACCGAAGATGCTGTTTTGCAGCAGAAATAG